In Apis cerana isolate GH-2021 linkage group LG6, AcerK_1.0, whole genome shotgun sequence, the following are encoded in one genomic region:
- the LOC107999143 gene encoding SLIT-ROBO Rho GTPase-activating protein 1 isoform X5 has translation MFKLAGRQEWEALTKDIRLQLNEQLRCLDIRMEAQVAIVAELQDFFRKRAELELDYSKSLDKLARSIQLRHKEQKQKREQWPLFSSYACWQQLINETKSLSRDHAALSEVYSTHLVGRLNQVMEDVQRIYKRCREIGYETHEEILRVLDELHTTMKTYQTYQTGSRQAETKLRVAEQQRSKLEVANAPPEKLARSKKYKLMEKEVNKRKVKYQEAKLKALKARNEYILCLEASNTTIHKYFVDDLSDLIDCMDFGFHNCIARALLMHCSAEEGRQRSLQSGAEQLAACVGALDSRADKQRFLESHHAAFMIPKKFEFQGQRGDEVLETPEPELQKLLHAEMEQRLAQLQQRLTSLRTESEEVWKTLETAEASLLEMLTAKDYDCSRYFGENAVPTSRPPETVQIKLRADRQETEEFYLTKFREYLLGTSRIARLDAKQEYIRQSLLDGSTASPNPSISTTKQKQARRKRIGRLQMNGQPKLFGGSLEEYLESTNQEIPLIMKSCIRVINLYGLHHQGIFRVSGSQVEINNFREWFERGEDPLADVTDASDINSVAGVLKLYLRELREPLFPIIYFEHLMELAQLESKQEFVNKMKELISSLPRPVVIVMRYLFAFLNHLSEFSDENMMDPYNLAICFGPTLVPVPEDKDQVQYQNQVNELIKNIITFCEEIFPEDIGGTQYEKYISREPDDVDVGDSPTDQAQEDMDSEVYPSEDESENLEATAQFDFNARSERELSFKKGDTLTLYTQVSNDWWRGALAGREGLIPDKYIMIKIKDEEREKELLKSSSEESMRRRTSSSADSVLSSNNSPLMGPSGNPNTWPPGTTSDMQSTTITTENSSNSGVIPAVVTNVPCISSTQPIISREECASRMAKVSTPEKEKHIFVTDHRTDPMSVIITNNTENEKILEFSESSQPQRNEDSEETERISLMSLDSGTKRGTSRKQHWKSQSMGDTVQQTTNSVQTSNIISQEEEPQEQPTFSANRELWQRRATSQTQLNPPAPPNHKIFRTSQEFREMRQKHTPDLVMDLPLSAQDASKKSASSSSLSSSDEETPTQPSRTEAATSPTGGPESPDMSTAAERFAKQNQCTLKKNTKSNPDASKLKRVETEHDPEQESEEIVRSTSSNQISDSMSLRSPLPPRSTPKIAAKFADMHLTGGSQVSSFKPQIKVKPTILRKPVLPFPHPHMSPELARKIEKQAQSTEQTN, from the exons ATGTTCAAGCTAGCTGGACGACAGGAATGGGAGGCTTTGACGAAAG ATATACGATTGCAGCTGAACGAGCAGCTGAGATGTCTCGACATCCGGATGGAGGCCCAAGTCGCCATCGTGGCGGAGCTTCaggatttttttcgaaagagaGCCGAGCTCGAGCTCGATTACAGCAAGTCTCTCGACAAGTTGGCCAGAAGCATACAGCTCAGACACAAGGAGCAAAAGCAAAA GCGAGAACAGTGGCCCCTATTCTCGAGCTATGCTTGCTGGCAGCAACTTATCAATGAGACTAAATCCTTAAGCAGAGATCATGCAGCTTTGTCAGAAGTATATAGCACACACCTCGTTGGTCGTCTTAATCAGGTGATGGAAGATGTTCAACGGATATACAAACGT tGCCGTGAAATAGGTTATGAGACGCACGAGGAAATTCTTCGAGTATTGGATGAGCTGCATACCACGATGAAAACGTATCAGACATACCAGACCGGGTCACGGCAAGCAGAAACGAAACTTCGCGTCGCGGAACAGCAGCGTAGCAAACTCGAGGTAGCAAATGCTCCTCCAGAGAAACTCGCGCGCAGCAAGAAATACAAACTCATGGAAAAGGAAGTGAACAAG AGGAAAGTTAAATATCAAGAGGCGAAGCTGAAAGCGTTGAAAGCAAGAAACGAATACATTTTATGTCTTGAAGCATCCAATACgacaatacataaatatttcgttgacGATCTTTCGGATCTTATCGAT TGTATGGATTTTGGTTTCCATAATTGTATTGCCAGAGCTTTGCTGATGCATTGTAGCGCAGAGGAAGGTAGACAACGTTCGCTACAATCTGGTGCTGAACAATTGGCTGCTTGTGTTGGTGCTCTAGACTCGAGGGCGGATAAACAAAGATTTTTGGAATCTCATCATGCTGCTTTCATGATTCCTAAGAAATTCGAATTCCAAGGACAACGAGGGGATGAGGTACTCGaa acTCCCGAACCAgaacttcaaaaattattgcacGCTGAGATGGAGCAACGATTGGCTCAATTACAACAAAGATTAACTTCCTTGAGAACAGAATCTGAAGAAGTTTGGAAAACTTTGGAAACAGCAGAAGCTAGTCTATTGGAAATGTTAACTGCAAAAGACTACGATTGTTCAAGATATTTTGGAGAGAACGCTGTTCCCACTTCCAGACCACCGGAAACCGTGCAAATCAAGCTTAGAGCCGATAGACAAGAAACTGAAGAATTCTACCTCAcg aaattcAGGGAATATCTTCTTGGAACCTCAAGAATAGCTAGGTTAGATGCAAAACAAGAATACATTCGGCAGAGCTTATTAGATGGTTCTACTGCTAGCCCAAATCCATCAATATCAACAACGAAACAAAAACAAGCTCGAAGAAAACGAATTGGTAGATTGCAAATGAATGGTCAACCAAAATTATTTGGTGGCTcattagaagaatatttagaaagcACAAATCAAGAAATACCTCTAATCATGAAAAGCTGTATCAGAGTGATCAATCTGTATGGTCTTCATCATCAAGGTATTTTCCGAGTCTCTGGCTCCCAggtagaaattaataatttccgaGAATGGTTTGAGAGGGGAGAAGATCCATTGGCTGATGTCACAGACGCATCAGATATAAACAGTGTGGCTGGTGTATTGAAGCTTTATTTGAGAGAATTAAGAGAACCACTGtttcctattatttattttgaacatttaaTGGAACTAGCGCAGTTAGAATCAAAGCAAGAATTCGTTAACAAGATGAAAGAATTGATTTCCAGTCTTCCAAGACCAGTTGTTATAGTAATGCGATACCTGTTTGCTTTTCTCAATca TCTCTCAGAATTTTCGGATGAAAATATGATGGATCCATATAATTTGGCAATTTGCTTTGGTCCCACATTAGTACCTGTTCCAGAAGATAAGGATCAAGtacaatatcaaaatcaaGTAAATGAACTCATCAAGAATATTATCACATTCTgcgaagaaatatttccagAAGACATTGGAGGTActcaatatgaaaaatacatcAGTAGAGAACCTGATGACGT aGATGTAGGAGACTCGCCGACAGATCAAGCCCAAGAAGATATGGATTCTGAGGTGTATCCATCCGAAGATG AATCAGAAAACCTTGAAGCCACAGCGCAATTCGATTTCAATGCAAGATCCGAAAGAGAGTTAAGCTTCAAAAAGGGAGATACCTTAACTCTATACACACAAGTCAGTAATGACTGGTGGCGAGGTGCCTTGGCCGGTAGAGAGGGGCTTATTcccgataaatatataatgatcaaGATAAA GGATGAAGAACGTGAAAAGGAACTCCTGAAATCGTCCAGCGAAGAATCAATGCGAAGAAGAACTTCTAGCTCTGCCGACAGTGTTCTTTCAAGTAACAATTCACCACTGATGGGACCATCCGGAAATCCAAATACTTGGCCTCCTGGTACTACATCTGATATGCAGTCTACCACGATCACAACAGAAAATAGCAGTAACAGCGGTGTTATCCCAGCAGTCGTGACAAATGTCCCTTGCATCTCATCAACACAACCAATCATCAGTCGAGAG GAATGCGCATCTCGAATGGCAAAAGTATCAACaccagaaaaagaaaaacatatctTCGTTACCGATCATCGTACAGATCCTATGTCAGTAATTATCACTAATAACACGGAGAATGAGAAGATATTAGAATTTAGTGAATCGTCACAACCACAACGTAACGAAGATAGCGAAGAGACAGAACGTATTTCTTTGATGAGCTTGGATAGTGGAACAAAGCGTGGAACAAGCAGGAAACAACATTGGAAATCTCAGAGTATGGGCGATACTGTACAACAAACAACGAATTCTGTTCAAACTAGCAACATTATCTCTCAAGAGGAGGAACCGCAGGAACAACCGACGTTTTCAGCAAATCGAGAGCTTTGGCAGAGACGAGCAACATCGCAGACGCAATTGAATCCACCTGCACCtccaaatcataaaatttttcgcaccTCTCAAGAATTCCGTGAAATGCGTCAAAAACATACACCAGATCTTGTAATGGATCTGCCGTTATCTGCACAAGATGCAAGCAAAAAATCAGCTTCATCAAGCAGTCTAAGCAGTTCTGATGAAGAAACTCCTACACAGCCATCTCGTACCGAAGCAGCCACATCGCCAACAGGGGGACCCGAATCTCCTGATATGAGTACAGCCGCAGAAAGATTTGCCAAACAAAACCAATgcactttaaaaaagaatactaAATCTAATCCAGATGCATCAAAATTGAAACGTGTAGAAACCGAACATGATCCCGAACAAGAATCGGAAGAAATCGTTAGATCGACTAGTTCTAATCAGATTTCAGATTCGATGTCCTTAAGATCACCTCTTCCACCACGTTCAACGCCTAAGATAGCGGCAAAATTTGCAGATATGCATTTAACAGGTGGTAGTCAGGTATCTTCGTTCAAACCACAAATAAAAGTGAAGCCAACAATCCTTAGAAAACCAGTGTTACCGTTCCCACATCCACATATGAGTCCCGAGCTCGCAAGGAAGATTGAAAAGCAAGCACAAAGTACTGAACAAACCAATTAA
- the LOC107999143 gene encoding SLIT-ROBO Rho GTPase-activating protein 1 isoform X6 has protein sequence MFKLAGRQEWEALTKDIRLQLNEQLRCLDIRMEAQVAIVAELQDFFRKRAELELDYSKSLDKLARSIQLRHKEQKQKREQWPLFSSYACWQQLINETKSLSRDHAALSEVYSTHLVGRLNQVMEDVQRIYKRCREIGYETHEEILRVLDELHTTMKTYQTYQTGSRQAETKLRVAEQQRSKLEVANAPPEKLARSKKYKLMEKEVNKRKVKYQEAKLKALKARNEYILCLEASNTTIHKYFVDDLSDLIDCMDFGFHNCIARALLMHCSAEEGRQRSLQSGAEQLAACVGALDSRADKQRFLESHHAAFMIPKKFEFQGQRGDETPEPELQKLLHAEMEQRLAQLQQRLTSLRTESEEVWKTLETAEASLLEMLTAKDYDCSRYFGENAVPTSRPPETVQIKLRADRQETEEFYLTKFREYLLGTSRIARLDAKQEYIRQSLLDGSTASPNPSISTTKQKQARRKRIGRLQMNGQPKLFGGSLEEYLESTNQEIPLIMKSCIRVINLYGLHHQGIFRVSGSQVEINNFREWFERGEDPLADVTDASDINSVAGVLKLYLRELREPLFPIIYFEHLMELAQLESKQEFVNKMKELISSLPRPVVIVMRYLFAFLNHLSEFSDENMMDPYNLAICFGPTLVPVPEDKDQVQYQNQVNELIKNIITFCEEIFPEDIGGTQYEKYISREPDDVDVGDSPTDQAQEDMDSEVYPSEDESENLEATAQFDFNARSERELSFKKGDTLTLYTQVSNDWWRGALAGREGLIPDKYIMIKIKDEEREKELLKSSSEESMRRRTSSSADSVLSSNNSPLMGPSGNPNTWPPGTTSDMQSTTITTENSSNSGVIPAVVTNVPCISSTQPIISREECASRMAKVSTPEKEKHIFVTDHRTDPMSVIITNNTENEKILEFSESSQPQRNEDSEETERISLMSLDSGTKRGTSRKQHWKSQSMGDTVQQTTNSVQTSNIISQEEEPQEQPTFSANRELWQRRATSQTQLNPPAPPNHKIFRTSQEFREMRQKHTPDLVMDLPLSAQDASKKSASSSSLSSSDEETPTQPSRTEAATSPTGGPESPDMSTAAERFAKQNQCTLKKNTKSNPDASKLKRVETEHDPEQESEEIVRSTSSNQISDSMSLRSPLPPRSTPKIAAKFADMHLTGGSQVSSFKPQIKVKPTILRKPVLPFPHPHMSPELARKIEKQAQSTEQTN, from the exons ATGTTCAAGCTAGCTGGACGACAGGAATGGGAGGCTTTGACGAAAG ATATACGATTGCAGCTGAACGAGCAGCTGAGATGTCTCGACATCCGGATGGAGGCCCAAGTCGCCATCGTGGCGGAGCTTCaggatttttttcgaaagagaGCCGAGCTCGAGCTCGATTACAGCAAGTCTCTCGACAAGTTGGCCAGAAGCATACAGCTCAGACACAAGGAGCAAAAGCAAAA GCGAGAACAGTGGCCCCTATTCTCGAGCTATGCTTGCTGGCAGCAACTTATCAATGAGACTAAATCCTTAAGCAGAGATCATGCAGCTTTGTCAGAAGTATATAGCACACACCTCGTTGGTCGTCTTAATCAGGTGATGGAAGATGTTCAACGGATATACAAACGT tGCCGTGAAATAGGTTATGAGACGCACGAGGAAATTCTTCGAGTATTGGATGAGCTGCATACCACGATGAAAACGTATCAGACATACCAGACCGGGTCACGGCAAGCAGAAACGAAACTTCGCGTCGCGGAACAGCAGCGTAGCAAACTCGAGGTAGCAAATGCTCCTCCAGAGAAACTCGCGCGCAGCAAGAAATACAAACTCATGGAAAAGGAAGTGAACAAG AGGAAAGTTAAATATCAAGAGGCGAAGCTGAAAGCGTTGAAAGCAAGAAACGAATACATTTTATGTCTTGAAGCATCCAATACgacaatacataaatatttcgttgacGATCTTTCGGATCTTATCGAT TGTATGGATTTTGGTTTCCATAATTGTATTGCCAGAGCTTTGCTGATGCATTGTAGCGCAGAGGAAGGTAGACAACGTTCGCTACAATCTGGTGCTGAACAATTGGCTGCTTGTGTTGGTGCTCTAGACTCGAGGGCGGATAAACAAAGATTTTTGGAATCTCATCATGCTGCTTTCATGATTCCTAAGAAATTCGAATTCCAAGGACAACGAGGGGATGAG acTCCCGAACCAgaacttcaaaaattattgcacGCTGAGATGGAGCAACGATTGGCTCAATTACAACAAAGATTAACTTCCTTGAGAACAGAATCTGAAGAAGTTTGGAAAACTTTGGAAACAGCAGAAGCTAGTCTATTGGAAATGTTAACTGCAAAAGACTACGATTGTTCAAGATATTTTGGAGAGAACGCTGTTCCCACTTCCAGACCACCGGAAACCGTGCAAATCAAGCTTAGAGCCGATAGACAAGAAACTGAAGAATTCTACCTCAcg aaattcAGGGAATATCTTCTTGGAACCTCAAGAATAGCTAGGTTAGATGCAAAACAAGAATACATTCGGCAGAGCTTATTAGATGGTTCTACTGCTAGCCCAAATCCATCAATATCAACAACGAAACAAAAACAAGCTCGAAGAAAACGAATTGGTAGATTGCAAATGAATGGTCAACCAAAATTATTTGGTGGCTcattagaagaatatttagaaagcACAAATCAAGAAATACCTCTAATCATGAAAAGCTGTATCAGAGTGATCAATCTGTATGGTCTTCATCATCAAGGTATTTTCCGAGTCTCTGGCTCCCAggtagaaattaataatttccgaGAATGGTTTGAGAGGGGAGAAGATCCATTGGCTGATGTCACAGACGCATCAGATATAAACAGTGTGGCTGGTGTATTGAAGCTTTATTTGAGAGAATTAAGAGAACCACTGtttcctattatttattttgaacatttaaTGGAACTAGCGCAGTTAGAATCAAAGCAAGAATTCGTTAACAAGATGAAAGAATTGATTTCCAGTCTTCCAAGACCAGTTGTTATAGTAATGCGATACCTGTTTGCTTTTCTCAATca TCTCTCAGAATTTTCGGATGAAAATATGATGGATCCATATAATTTGGCAATTTGCTTTGGTCCCACATTAGTACCTGTTCCAGAAGATAAGGATCAAGtacaatatcaaaatcaaGTAAATGAACTCATCAAGAATATTATCACATTCTgcgaagaaatatttccagAAGACATTGGAGGTActcaatatgaaaaatacatcAGTAGAGAACCTGATGACGT aGATGTAGGAGACTCGCCGACAGATCAAGCCCAAGAAGATATGGATTCTGAGGTGTATCCATCCGAAGATG AATCAGAAAACCTTGAAGCCACAGCGCAATTCGATTTCAATGCAAGATCCGAAAGAGAGTTAAGCTTCAAAAAGGGAGATACCTTAACTCTATACACACAAGTCAGTAATGACTGGTGGCGAGGTGCCTTGGCCGGTAGAGAGGGGCTTATTcccgataaatatataatgatcaaGATAAA GGATGAAGAACGTGAAAAGGAACTCCTGAAATCGTCCAGCGAAGAATCAATGCGAAGAAGAACTTCTAGCTCTGCCGACAGTGTTCTTTCAAGTAACAATTCACCACTGATGGGACCATCCGGAAATCCAAATACTTGGCCTCCTGGTACTACATCTGATATGCAGTCTACCACGATCACAACAGAAAATAGCAGTAACAGCGGTGTTATCCCAGCAGTCGTGACAAATGTCCCTTGCATCTCATCAACACAACCAATCATCAGTCGAGAG GAATGCGCATCTCGAATGGCAAAAGTATCAACaccagaaaaagaaaaacatatctTCGTTACCGATCATCGTACAGATCCTATGTCAGTAATTATCACTAATAACACGGAGAATGAGAAGATATTAGAATTTAGTGAATCGTCACAACCACAACGTAACGAAGATAGCGAAGAGACAGAACGTATTTCTTTGATGAGCTTGGATAGTGGAACAAAGCGTGGAACAAGCAGGAAACAACATTGGAAATCTCAGAGTATGGGCGATACTGTACAACAAACAACGAATTCTGTTCAAACTAGCAACATTATCTCTCAAGAGGAGGAACCGCAGGAACAACCGACGTTTTCAGCAAATCGAGAGCTTTGGCAGAGACGAGCAACATCGCAGACGCAATTGAATCCACCTGCACCtccaaatcataaaatttttcgcaccTCTCAAGAATTCCGTGAAATGCGTCAAAAACATACACCAGATCTTGTAATGGATCTGCCGTTATCTGCACAAGATGCAAGCAAAAAATCAGCTTCATCAAGCAGTCTAAGCAGTTCTGATGAAGAAACTCCTACACAGCCATCTCGTACCGAAGCAGCCACATCGCCAACAGGGGGACCCGAATCTCCTGATATGAGTACAGCCGCAGAAAGATTTGCCAAACAAAACCAATgcactttaaaaaagaatactaAATCTAATCCAGATGCATCAAAATTGAAACGTGTAGAAACCGAACATGATCCCGAACAAGAATCGGAAGAAATCGTTAGATCGACTAGTTCTAATCAGATTTCAGATTCGATGTCCTTAAGATCACCTCTTCCACCACGTTCAACGCCTAAGATAGCGGCAAAATTTGCAGATATGCATTTAACAGGTGGTAGTCAGGTATCTTCGTTCAAACCACAAATAAAAGTGAAGCCAACAATCCTTAGAAAACCAGTGTTACCGTTCCCACATCCACATATGAGTCCCGAGCTCGCAAGGAAGATTGAAAAGCAAGCACAAAGTACTGAACAAACCAATTAA
- the LOC107999143 gene encoding SLIT-ROBO Rho GTPase-activating protein 1 isoform X7: protein MFNGYTNCREIGYETHEEILRVLDELHTTMKTYQTYQTGSRQAETKLRVAEQQRSKLEVANAPPEKLARSKKYKLMEKEVNKRKVKYQEAKLKALKARNEYILCLEASNTTIHKYFVDDLSDLIDCMDFGFHNCIARALLMHCSAEEGRQRSLQSGAEQLAACVGALDSRADKQRFLESHHAAFMIPKKFEFQGQRGDEVLETPEPELQKLLHAEMEQRLAQLQQRLTSLRTESEEVWKTLETAEASLLEMLTAKDYDCSRYFGENAVPTSRPPETVQIKLRADRQETEEFYLTKFREYLLGTSRIARLDAKQEYIRQSLLDGSTASPNPSISTTKQKQARRKRIGRLQMNGQPKLFGGSLEEYLESTNQEIPLIMKSCIRVINLYGLHHQGIFRVSGSQVEINNFREWFERGEDPLADVTDASDINSVAGVLKLYLRELREPLFPIIYFEHLMELAQLESKQEFVNKMKELISSLPRPVVIVMRYLFAFLNHLSEFSDENMMDPYNLAICFGPTLVPVPEDKDQVQYQNQVNELIKNIITFCEEIFPEDIGGTQYEKYISREPDDVDVGDSPTDQAQEDMDSEVYPSEDESENLEATAQFDFNARSERELSFKKGDTLTLYTQVSNDWWRGALAGREGLIPDKYIMIKIKDEEREKELLKSSSEESMRRRTSSSADSVLSSNNSPLMGPSGNPNTWPPGTTSDMQSTTITTENSSNSGVIPAVVTNVPCISSTQPIISREECASRMAKVSTPEKEKHIFVTDHRTDPMSVIITNNTENEKILEFSESSQPQRNEDSEETERISLMSLDSGTKRGTSRKQHWKSQSMGDTVQQTTNSVQTSNIISQEEEPQEQPTFSANRELWQRRATSQTQLNPPAPPNHKIFRTSQEFREMRQKHTPDLVMDLPLSAQDASKKSASSSSLSSSDEETPTQPSRTEAATSPTGGPESPDMSTAAERFAKQNQCTLKKNTKSNPDASKLKRVETEHDPEQESEEIVRSTSSNQISDSMSLRSPLPPRSTPKIAAKFADMHLTGGSQVSSFKPQIKVKPTILRKPVLPFPHPHMSPELARKIEKQAQSTEQTN, encoded by the exons ATGTTCAACGGATATACAAAC tGCCGTGAAATAGGTTATGAGACGCACGAGGAAATTCTTCGAGTATTGGATGAGCTGCATACCACGATGAAAACGTATCAGACATACCAGACCGGGTCACGGCAAGCAGAAACGAAACTTCGCGTCGCGGAACAGCAGCGTAGCAAACTCGAGGTAGCAAATGCTCCTCCAGAGAAACTCGCGCGCAGCAAGAAATACAAACTCATGGAAAAGGAAGTGAACAAG AGGAAAGTTAAATATCAAGAGGCGAAGCTGAAAGCGTTGAAAGCAAGAAACGAATACATTTTATGTCTTGAAGCATCCAATACgacaatacataaatatttcgttgacGATCTTTCGGATCTTATCGAT TGTATGGATTTTGGTTTCCATAATTGTATTGCCAGAGCTTTGCTGATGCATTGTAGCGCAGAGGAAGGTAGACAACGTTCGCTACAATCTGGTGCTGAACAATTGGCTGCTTGTGTTGGTGCTCTAGACTCGAGGGCGGATAAACAAAGATTTTTGGAATCTCATCATGCTGCTTTCATGATTCCTAAGAAATTCGAATTCCAAGGACAACGAGGGGATGAGGTACTCGaa acTCCCGAACCAgaacttcaaaaattattgcacGCTGAGATGGAGCAACGATTGGCTCAATTACAACAAAGATTAACTTCCTTGAGAACAGAATCTGAAGAAGTTTGGAAAACTTTGGAAACAGCAGAAGCTAGTCTATTGGAAATGTTAACTGCAAAAGACTACGATTGTTCAAGATATTTTGGAGAGAACGCTGTTCCCACTTCCAGACCACCGGAAACCGTGCAAATCAAGCTTAGAGCCGATAGACAAGAAACTGAAGAATTCTACCTCAcg aaattcAGGGAATATCTTCTTGGAACCTCAAGAATAGCTAGGTTAGATGCAAAACAAGAATACATTCGGCAGAGCTTATTAGATGGTTCTACTGCTAGCCCAAATCCATCAATATCAACAACGAAACAAAAACAAGCTCGAAGAAAACGAATTGGTAGATTGCAAATGAATGGTCAACCAAAATTATTTGGTGGCTcattagaagaatatttagaaagcACAAATCAAGAAATACCTCTAATCATGAAAAGCTGTATCAGAGTGATCAATCTGTATGGTCTTCATCATCAAGGTATTTTCCGAGTCTCTGGCTCCCAggtagaaattaataatttccgaGAATGGTTTGAGAGGGGAGAAGATCCATTGGCTGATGTCACAGACGCATCAGATATAAACAGTGTGGCTGGTGTATTGAAGCTTTATTTGAGAGAATTAAGAGAACCACTGtttcctattatttattttgaacatttaaTGGAACTAGCGCAGTTAGAATCAAAGCAAGAATTCGTTAACAAGATGAAAGAATTGATTTCCAGTCTTCCAAGACCAGTTGTTATAGTAATGCGATACCTGTTTGCTTTTCTCAATca TCTCTCAGAATTTTCGGATGAAAATATGATGGATCCATATAATTTGGCAATTTGCTTTGGTCCCACATTAGTACCTGTTCCAGAAGATAAGGATCAAGtacaatatcaaaatcaaGTAAATGAACTCATCAAGAATATTATCACATTCTgcgaagaaatatttccagAAGACATTGGAGGTActcaatatgaaaaatacatcAGTAGAGAACCTGATGACGT aGATGTAGGAGACTCGCCGACAGATCAAGCCCAAGAAGATATGGATTCTGAGGTGTATCCATCCGAAGATG AATCAGAAAACCTTGAAGCCACAGCGCAATTCGATTTCAATGCAAGATCCGAAAGAGAGTTAAGCTTCAAAAAGGGAGATACCTTAACTCTATACACACAAGTCAGTAATGACTGGTGGCGAGGTGCCTTGGCCGGTAGAGAGGGGCTTATTcccgataaatatataatgatcaaGATAAA GGATGAAGAACGTGAAAAGGAACTCCTGAAATCGTCCAGCGAAGAATCAATGCGAAGAAGAACTTCTAGCTCTGCCGACAGTGTTCTTTCAAGTAACAATTCACCACTGATGGGACCATCCGGAAATCCAAATACTTGGCCTCCTGGTACTACATCTGATATGCAGTCTACCACGATCACAACAGAAAATAGCAGTAACAGCGGTGTTATCCCAGCAGTCGTGACAAATGTCCCTTGCATCTCATCAACACAACCAATCATCAGTCGAGAG GAATGCGCATCTCGAATGGCAAAAGTATCAACaccagaaaaagaaaaacatatctTCGTTACCGATCATCGTACAGATCCTATGTCAGTAATTATCACTAATAACACGGAGAATGAGAAGATATTAGAATTTAGTGAATCGTCACAACCACAACGTAACGAAGATAGCGAAGAGACAGAACGTATTTCTTTGATGAGCTTGGATAGTGGAACAAAGCGTGGAACAAGCAGGAAACAACATTGGAAATCTCAGAGTATGGGCGATACTGTACAACAAACAACGAATTCTGTTCAAACTAGCAACATTATCTCTCAAGAGGAGGAACCGCAGGAACAACCGACGTTTTCAGCAAATCGAGAGCTTTGGCAGAGACGAGCAACATCGCAGACGCAATTGAATCCACCTGCACCtccaaatcataaaatttttcgcaccTCTCAAGAATTCCGTGAAATGCGTCAAAAACATACACCAGATCTTGTAATGGATCTGCCGTTATCTGCACAAGATGCAAGCAAAAAATCAGCTTCATCAAGCAGTCTAAGCAGTTCTGATGAAGAAACTCCTACACAGCCATCTCGTACCGAAGCAGCCACATCGCCAACAGGGGGACCCGAATCTCCTGATATGAGTACAGCCGCAGAAAGATTTGCCAAACAAAACCAATgcactttaaaaaagaatactaAATCTAATCCAGATGCATCAAAATTGAAACGTGTAGAAACCGAACATGATCCCGAACAAGAATCGGAAGAAATCGTTAGATCGACTAGTTCTAATCAGATTTCAGATTCGATGTCCTTAAGATCACCTCTTCCACCACGTTCAACGCCTAAGATAGCGGCAAAATTTGCAGATATGCATTTAACAGGTGGTAGTCAGGTATCTTCGTTCAAACCACAAATAAAAGTGAAGCCAACAATCCTTAGAAAACCAGTGTTACCGTTCCCACATCCACATATGAGTCCCGAGCTCGCAAGGAAGATTGAAAAGCAAGCACAAAGTACTGAACAAACCAATTAA